Proteins from a single region of Streptomyces vinaceus:
- a CDS encoding PKD domain-containing protein yields MISAAVAAAAVGFVPVTAQAAGPSADPGRAATATSPAPAAGSAKDAAVRDLAAQQAKAKADATARSAASAGARQGEYFDVFMGAVNSNAHSVGLATSASTDLTNSFVAYDIDWGDGTIDREYGPAGTNVYVNHRYAEVGAHKITITATDTYHKVSATTTQDIVLDGSEFTPHTPTRLLDTRDGTGTGAPAGRPVAPYTTTRVKIAGNGGIPAGVTAVALNITATNASSGGHVIAYASGTKQPATSNVNFVAGQTVPNLAIVPVGEDGYVELANRSEGPVDLIADVTGYFTRSAASGYTSVKPSRLVDTRTGLGAAAGPVAGRTTFGVQVAGQGGLPAAGVTAVALNITATGPKGSGHLTAFPSGQQAPSTSSVNFTAGQTVANAVIVPVGPDGKINIRNGAWDPADVIVDVTGYYSADGKAAYLPMEPERRFDSRTGTWPLAGQDYHYETMWTSGRALEAVVLNLTVTNTQGSGHLAVAPDPSTVADRIAGKAVRPTPPDSSVLNWTKGATVSNLVQASTGTSGVVDIWNRGWEPTDLIVDIFGTYEKN; encoded by the coding sequence ATGATCTCCGCCGCCGTCGCCGCGGCAGCCGTCGGCTTCGTACCCGTCACGGCCCAGGCAGCCGGACCGTCCGCCGACCCCGGCCGGGCCGCGACCGCCACCTCACCGGCCCCCGCTGCCGGTTCCGCGAAGGACGCCGCCGTCAGGGACCTCGCCGCGCAGCAGGCGAAGGCCAAGGCCGACGCGACGGCCCGATCCGCCGCGTCGGCAGGCGCGCGGCAGGGCGAGTACTTCGACGTGTTCATGGGCGCGGTCAACTCCAACGCGCACAGCGTGGGACTGGCTACATCCGCCAGCACCGACCTCACCAACAGCTTCGTCGCCTACGACATCGACTGGGGCGACGGCACCATCGACCGCGAGTACGGCCCGGCCGGCACCAACGTGTACGTGAACCACAGGTACGCCGAAGTCGGCGCCCACAAGATCACGATCACGGCCACCGACACCTACCACAAGGTGAGCGCGACCACCACCCAGGACATCGTCCTGGACGGCTCCGAGTTCACCCCGCACACGCCCACCCGACTGCTCGACACCCGCGACGGCACCGGTACCGGCGCCCCGGCCGGCCGGCCCGTCGCCCCGTACACCACCACCCGGGTGAAGATCGCGGGCAACGGCGGCATCCCGGCCGGCGTGACCGCCGTGGCCCTGAACATCACCGCCACCAACGCCTCCTCGGGCGGGCACGTGATCGCCTACGCCTCCGGCACGAAGCAGCCGGCCACCTCGAACGTCAACTTCGTGGCGGGGCAGACCGTACCGAACCTGGCGATCGTTCCGGTCGGCGAGGACGGGTACGTCGAGCTGGCCAACCGCAGCGAGGGCCCGGTGGACCTGATCGCCGACGTGACGGGCTACTTCACCCGCTCCGCCGCGAGCGGATACACCTCGGTCAAGCCGTCCCGGCTCGTCGACACCCGCACCGGACTGGGCGCGGCCGCGGGCCCGGTCGCCGGTCGGACCACCTTCGGCGTCCAAGTGGCCGGCCAGGGCGGGCTGCCCGCCGCCGGCGTCACGGCCGTGGCCCTCAACATCACCGCCACCGGACCCAAGGGCTCCGGCCACCTGACCGCGTTCCCGAGCGGTCAGCAGGCGCCGTCCACGTCGAGCGTGAACTTCACCGCGGGCCAGACGGTCGCCAACGCGGTGATCGTGCCGGTCGGACCGGACGGCAAGATCAACATCCGCAACGGCGCCTGGGACCCGGCCGATGTGATCGTGGACGTCACCGGCTACTACAGCGCCGACGGCAAGGCCGCCTACCTGCCGATGGAGCCCGAGCGCAGGTTCGACTCGCGGACCGGCACCTGGCCGCTCGCCGGCCAGGACTACCACTACGAGACCATGTGGACGAGCGGCAGGGCGCTGGAGGCCGTCGTCCTCAACCTCACGGTGACCAACACGCAGGGCAGCGGACACCTCGCGGTCGCCCCGGACCCCAGCACCGTCGCCGACCGCATCGCCGGCAAGGCGGTCCGGCCGACCCCTCCGGACTCCTCCGTCCTGAACTGGACGAAGGGCGCCACCGTCTCCAACCTGGTCCAGGCGAGCACCGGCACCAGCGGTGTCGTCGACATCTGGAACCGGGGCTGGGAGCCGACCGACCTGATCGTCGACATCTTCGGCACGTACGAGAAGAACTGA
- a CDS encoding MazG-like family protein encodes MEKNAWAVTGELAAFLDEATAHVPAEQRRILQVLKIGEEFGEAAQAVIGATGTNPRKGRSHSWQDVEAEVCDVLVTAMVALHRLGVEDPAALFGAHLEKTAARTLAAREA; translated from the coding sequence GTGGAGAAGAACGCCTGGGCCGTCACCGGGGAGCTCGCCGCCTTCCTGGACGAGGCCACCGCCCATGTCCCCGCCGAGCAGCGCCGGATCCTGCAAGTGCTCAAGATCGGGGAGGAGTTCGGCGAGGCCGCCCAGGCCGTCATCGGCGCCACCGGCACCAATCCCCGCAAGGGCCGGTCCCACTCGTGGCAGGACGTGGAGGCGGAGGTGTGCGACGTACTGGTGACGGCGATGGTCGCCCTCCACCGGCTCGGCGTGGAGGACCCGGCCGCGCTGTTCGGCGCGCACCTGGAGAAGACCGCCGCGCGCACCCTGGCCGCCCGGGAGGCATGA
- a CDS encoding PIG-L family deacetylase — translation MSLASRTRLAALLAAVSVGVAGVTTWAFGHGSGREPVAAGAVVRPSVTEGSALQVVAHPDDDLFFMNPDLSRSISTGIKVTTVYLTSGESDGRNEAHSPHLDDAAGPADRAAYAEARQNGIRGAYAQMATGDRTSAWQRRSIPTAGGGSAEVDVLVARPEVNLVWMQLREARSISGDNPDSLRGLWDGRIPALGAQLTSGTPVKDPFSYTKDQAIAAIADVFAQYKPTTIRTQDPTPGKTGGGAFLDHQDHMYGARFVQAAAERYARTTDRPHFSVQNYMSYQNSALPPTLDPQTAEEKLGYLKTYAWMDHDDWCGSPAGCGDRKTATRPTGAGWNQTIRYSRGDGTSWMTEGAAGRLWAFAVLDGRMAYWSRSGPKTAWQGPRFLPGTGIDAGATTVRLPDGRIAVFATRTTLGTTPQDYGRDLVYCVQDGADGAFGPWQSLGTPDPDTADTSVTSAISGPAVAVDPAGRMTVYVRDSRRTLRALTQTAPDGPFGAWQSLGGAGLLGDPVTATDGAGRRHVYAATTGSVLAWVEPTPGAPLAGAFATGLPQTTGVLSVRPEGDGARLFFRRPGTGTVGTSLATAGGPAPEFSPVAEAGGPGGYGGVGVAGPLLAGRTGSGTVGVVGAGGPESWQESQMLYTGAPAGVADRSGTAVAAALGLDADLHIVTTPAPAGTRPAGDPVPSPWHRAVQPPMLAQAGRDTR, via the coding sequence ATGTCCCTGGCCAGCCGCACTCGCCTCGCGGCCCTGCTCGCGGCGGTCTCCGTCGGTGTGGCCGGCGTCACGACCTGGGCCTTCGGTCACGGCAGTGGACGGGAGCCGGTGGCGGCCGGGGCGGTCGTCCGGCCGAGCGTGACCGAGGGCTCCGCCCTCCAGGTCGTCGCGCACCCCGACGACGACCTCTTCTTCATGAACCCCGACCTGAGCCGCTCCATATCGACGGGCATCAAGGTCACCACCGTCTACCTCACCTCCGGCGAGTCCGACGGCCGCAACGAGGCCCACAGCCCGCACCTGGACGACGCCGCGGGCCCGGCCGACCGGGCCGCCTACGCCGAGGCCCGGCAGAACGGCATCCGCGGCGCCTACGCGCAGATGGCGACGGGCGACCGCACCAGCGCCTGGCAGCGCCGGTCCATACCCACGGCCGGCGGGGGCAGCGCCGAGGTGGACGTCCTCGTCGCCCGGCCCGAGGTCAACCTGGTGTGGATGCAGCTCCGCGAGGCCCGCAGCATCTCCGGGGACAATCCGGACAGCCTGCGCGGCCTGTGGGACGGCCGGATACCGGCCCTCGGCGCCCAGCTGACCTCCGGCACGCCGGTCAAGGATCCGTTCTCGTACACGAAGGACCAGGCGATAGCCGCCATCGCGGACGTGTTCGCCCAGTACAAGCCGACGACGATACGGACGCAGGACCCGACCCCCGGAAAGACCGGGGGCGGCGCCTTCCTCGACCACCAGGACCACATGTACGGCGCCCGCTTCGTCCAGGCCGCCGCCGAACGCTACGCCCGGACCACGGACCGGCCGCACTTCTCCGTGCAGAACTACATGAGCTACCAGAACAGCGCGCTGCCGCCGACGCTCGACCCGCAGACCGCCGAGGAGAAGCTCGGCTACCTCAAGACGTACGCCTGGATGGACCACGACGACTGGTGCGGCAGCCCCGCGGGCTGCGGCGACCGCAAGACCGCGACCAGGCCCACCGGCGCCGGCTGGAACCAGACCATCCGCTACAGCCGGGGCGACGGCACCTCCTGGATGACCGAGGGCGCCGCCGGACGGCTGTGGGCCTTCGCCGTCCTGGACGGGCGGATGGCGTACTGGTCGCGCAGCGGCCCGAAGACCGCCTGGCAGGGCCCCCGCTTCCTCCCCGGTACGGGCATCGACGCCGGGGCGACCACGGTCCGGCTCCCGGACGGCCGGATCGCGGTGTTCGCCACCCGGACCACGCTCGGCACGACCCCCCAGGACTACGGCCGCGACCTCGTGTACTGCGTCCAGGACGGCGCCGACGGGGCCTTCGGCCCCTGGCAGTCGCTGGGGACCCCCGACCCGGACACCGCGGACACGTCCGTCACCTCGGCGATCAGCGGACCGGCCGTCGCCGTGGACCCGGCCGGCCGGATGACCGTGTACGTACGCGACTCCCGGCGCACGCTGCGGGCCCTGACGCAGACGGCCCCGGACGGCCCGTTCGGCGCATGGCAGTCGCTCGGCGGCGCCGGACTCCTCGGGGATCCGGTCACCGCGACCGACGGGGCGGGGCGGCGCCACGTGTACGCGGCGACGACCGGCTCCGTACTGGCCTGGGTCGAGCCGACACCGGGTGCCCCGCTGGCCGGCGCCTTCGCGACCGGGCTCCCGCAGACCACCGGCGTGCTCTCGGTCCGCCCGGAGGGCGACGGGGCCCGGCTCTTCTTCCGCCGGCCCGGCACAGGCACGGTCGGTACGAGCCTGGCCACCGCGGGCGGGCCCGCGCCGGAGTTCTCCCCGGTGGCCGAGGCCGGCGGTCCGGGCGGCTACGGCGGGGTGGGCGTCGCGGGCCCGCTGCTCGCGGGCCGTACCGGCTCGGGCACGGTCGGCGTGGTGGGCGCGGGCGGCCCGGAGTCCTGGCAGGAATCCCAGATGCTGTACACGGGGGCACCGGCGGGGGTGGCCGACCGCTCCGGTACGGCCGTCGCGGCGGCCCTCGGCCTCGACGCCGACCTGCACATCGTCACGACGCCCGCACCGGCCGGGACGCGGCCGGCCGGGGACCCGGTCCCCTCCCCGTGGCACCGGGCGGTCCAGCCCCCGATGCTCGCGCAGGCGGGCCGAGACACCCGCTAG
- a CDS encoding antitoxin: MSMLDKLKGMLKGHEDVARQGVDKAGDAIDAKTGNKYQSQVDMAQQKINEQLGTDNKPPRDTPPQP, translated from the coding sequence ATGTCGATGCTTGACAAGCTCAAGGGCATGCTCAAGGGCCATGAGGACGTGGCCCGACAAGGGGTGGACAAGGCCGGCGACGCGATCGACGCGAAGACGGGCAACAAGTACCAGAGCCAGGTCGACATGGCCCAGCAGAAGATCAACGAGCAGCTGGGAACCGACAACAAGCCGCCTCGGGACACCCCGCCGCAGCCCTGA
- a CDS encoding helix-turn-helix domain-containing protein has protein sequence MTRVGGRWRVTRPWPAPLRPYVHSYAGYWEAGTTPYRVRLVPTGRAVVVISLGEPFTQVRRLGDPGPSTQVTGSLVAGLEDGPRVCDHPGGQEAIRLELTPLGAYRLFALPMSELTNRVVGLDDVLGPEAGLLAERLAGTADWGARFDLLDVALWARIESGPVAAPEVSHAWRLLVRAGGTIPVAGIAAEVGWSQGHLVRRFTEQVGLTPKMSARVLRFHRAMRLLTREGSNLAEVTAACGFYDQAHLNREFRALAETTPGRIAAARVTEGALAL, from the coding sequence ATGACCCGGGTGGGTGGCCGGTGGCGGGTGACCCGGCCGTGGCCCGCCCCGTTGCGCCCGTACGTGCACAGCTACGCCGGCTACTGGGAGGCTGGTACGACGCCCTACCGCGTGCGGTTGGTCCCCACGGGCCGGGCGGTCGTGGTGATCAGCCTGGGGGAGCCGTTCACCCAGGTGCGCCGCCTCGGGGACCCGGGCCCGAGCACCCAGGTGACCGGTTCGCTCGTCGCGGGTCTGGAGGACGGACCCCGGGTGTGTGACCATCCGGGCGGGCAGGAGGCGATCCGGCTCGAACTGACCCCGCTGGGCGCCTACCGGCTGTTCGCCTTGCCGATGAGCGAGCTGACCAACCGGGTGGTCGGGCTGGACGACGTCCTCGGGCCGGAGGCCGGCCTGCTGGCGGAGCGGCTGGCGGGTACCGCCGACTGGGGAGCACGCTTCGACCTGCTGGACGTCGCGTTATGGGCCCGGATCGAGAGCGGCCCGGTGGCAGCGCCGGAGGTGAGTCACGCCTGGCGACTGCTGGTCCGCGCCGGCGGGACGATCCCGGTCGCCGGGATCGCGGCCGAAGTGGGCTGGAGCCAGGGCCACTTGGTGCGCCGCTTCACCGAACAGGTAGGTCTGACGCCCAAGATGTCCGCCCGCGTACTGCGTTTCCACCGGGCCATGAGGCTGCTCACGCGTGAGGGCTCGAACCTGGCCGAGGTGACGGCGGCCTGCGGCTTCTACGACCAGGCGCACCTCAACCGGGAGTTCCGCGCGCTGGCGGAGACCACTCCGGGCCGGATCGCCGCCGCCCGCGTGACGGAGGGGGCGCTCGCCCTGTGA
- a CDS encoding dienelactone hydrolase family protein, which produces MPTKTLQIPTADGQADSFAAFPDDGERHPGVLLYMDAIGLRPELEEKARALAGHGYYVLVPNLYYRHGPAPVTELPGHITTEMRPAVFAELMPLIRAHTTERALSDADAYLGFLTAQPEVSSGPVGVVGYCMGAVLAMRTAAAHPDRVAAAAGFHPGPLVTDAPDSPHRLVGKLTAEVHLGLAENDLSPEGIDELGRALDGAGVGHAIEIYPGTLHGFTMSDTDAFDASAAQRHWDQLLPLLGRNLTGGRGSGSGARSA; this is translated from the coding sequence ATGCCCACCAAGACGTTACAGATACCCACCGCGGACGGCCAGGCCGACTCCTTCGCCGCCTTCCCCGACGACGGCGAGCGGCACCCGGGGGTGCTGCTGTACATGGACGCCATCGGCCTGCGGCCCGAACTGGAGGAGAAGGCGCGCGCGTTGGCCGGGCACGGGTACTACGTGCTCGTCCCCAACCTCTATTACCGGCACGGCCCGGCACCGGTGACCGAACTTCCCGGGCACATCACGACGGAGATGCGGCCCGCGGTCTTCGCCGAGCTGATGCCCTTGATCCGGGCGCACACGACCGAACGCGCCCTGAGCGACGCCGACGCCTACCTCGGGTTCCTCACCGCCCAGCCCGAGGTCAGCTCCGGGCCGGTCGGCGTGGTCGGCTACTGCATGGGCGCCGTCCTGGCGATGCGTACGGCGGCGGCCCACCCCGACCGGGTCGCCGCCGCGGCCGGATTCCACCCCGGCCCCCTGGTCACCGACGCGCCCGACAGTCCGCACCGCCTCGTCGGCAAGCTCACCGCCGAAGTCCACCTCGGGCTGGCCGAGAACGACTTGTCGCCCGAGGGCATCGACGAGCTGGGCCGGGCCCTGGACGGCGCGGGCGTCGGCCACGCCATCGAGATCTATCCCGGTACCCTCCACGGCTTCACCATGTCCGACACCGACGCCTTCGACGCCTCCGCGGCGCAGCGCCACTGGGACCAGCTGCTCCCCCTCCTCGGCCGCAACCTGACCGGCGGCCGAGGTTCCGGCTCCGGAGCCCGGTCCGCCTGA
- a CDS encoding serine/threonine protein kinase, with translation MSAPSTDLFQPLRPEDPATVGGYRLAAVLGAGGMGKVYLSYTPGGRPIALKVIRPEFSEDPEFRRRFQQEVRAAQRVQGLYTAPVIDFDTEGSQPWLATAYVPGPSLSHAVAGYGRLPLRSVLLLAVGVAEALHVIHGAGIVHRDLKPANVLLAGDGPRVIDFGIARAADATSLTGSGVSVGTPAFMAPEQASAGTVTAGTDIFALGQIVAYAAIGAPAYGEGSSHAVLYRIVHEDPDLSALPEELRPLVTRCLSRDPADRPTLTEIIEMCHDIAPAPLRQGEDWLPQAVAGSITERLQLPEPARTPPPQPAVAPTPTEVSPQPPAQGVSPYAPTGLGVAAAPTQSAPAVAPQAPTGPAAPGLPPGYPTPPPGYPSQPGHRTPPPGYPTQPGYQTPPPGYPQGYPTPSPAHHPGYPPPAPQRKSKGPVIAGAVVAAVIGLAVLGSLLRDGSGDKNEGSSSASGASASSAAPSGASQNKGGKPADPTPASYKGINLTANYQLMLADNPPRPGTGGNAGVLYNHGDLYFYLDTLFGDTKVGTDNGKLVVLNNSQKGSLETCRAETRYTEKIGLDQLTDGSEICVLSDAGHIAVATYRGKSGANDPSSYITLDLTIWRNAEEPKKKS, from the coding sequence ATGAGCGCACCTTCTACCGACCTTTTTCAGCCGCTCAGGCCCGAGGACCCGGCCACGGTGGGCGGTTACCGGCTGGCCGCCGTGCTGGGCGCGGGCGGCATGGGCAAGGTGTACCTCTCCTACACCCCGGGCGGCCGGCCGATCGCCCTCAAGGTGATCCGGCCCGAATTCAGCGAGGACCCCGAGTTCCGGCGGCGCTTCCAGCAGGAGGTGCGGGCGGCGCAGCGGGTGCAGGGCCTCTACACCGCGCCCGTCATCGACTTCGACACCGAGGGCTCCCAGCCCTGGCTGGCCACCGCGTACGTTCCGGGCCCCTCCCTCTCGCACGCCGTCGCCGGGTACGGCCGGCTGCCGCTGCGCAGCGTGCTGCTGCTGGCCGTCGGGGTCGCCGAGGCGCTGCACGTCATCCACGGCGCGGGCATCGTCCACCGCGACCTGAAGCCCGCGAACGTGCTCCTCGCCGGCGACGGTCCCCGCGTGATCGACTTCGGTATCGCCCGCGCGGCGGACGCCACTTCCCTGACCGGCAGCGGTGTCAGCGTCGGCACTCCCGCGTTCATGGCCCCCGAGCAGGCCTCCGCCGGTACGGTCACCGCCGGCACCGACATCTTCGCCCTCGGCCAGATCGTGGCGTACGCGGCCATCGGCGCGCCCGCCTACGGGGAGGGGTCCTCGCACGCCGTGCTGTACCGCATCGTGCACGAGGACCCGGACCTCAGCGCGCTGCCGGAGGAGCTGCGGCCCCTGGTGACGCGGTGCCTGAGCCGCGATCCCGCGGACCGGCCCACCCTCACCGAGATCATCGAGATGTGCCACGACATCGCCCCCGCCCCCCTCCGGCAGGGCGAGGACTGGCTGCCCCAGGCGGTCGCCGGTTCCATCACCGAGCGCCTCCAGCTGCCCGAGCCGGCGAGGACCCCGCCGCCGCAGCCCGCCGTGGCCCCGACGCCGACCGAAGTCTCCCCGCAGCCGCCGGCGCAGGGCGTGTCCCCGTACGCGCCGACCGGTCTCGGCGTCGCCGCCGCGCCGACGCAGAGCGCCCCCGCCGTTGCGCCGCAGGCGCCGACCGGTCCCGCCGCTCCGGGCCTGCCGCCCGGCTACCCGACGCCCCCGCCCGGGTACCCGTCGCAGCCCGGCCACCGGACCCCGCCGCCCGGCTACCCGACCCAGCCCGGCTACCAGACGCCACCGCCCGGCTACCCGCAGGGGTACCCCACCCCTTCGCCGGCCCACCACCCCGGCTACCCGCCCCCCGCGCCGCAGCGCAAGTCGAAGGGGCCGGTCATCGCCGGCGCCGTCGTGGCGGCGGTGATCGGGCTCGCGGTCCTCGGCTCCCTGCTGCGGGACGGCTCGGGCGACAAGAACGAGGGCAGTTCCTCCGCCTCCGGCGCAAGCGCGAGCAGCGCGGCCCCCAGCGGCGCCTCCCAGAACAAGGGCGGGAAGCCGGCCGACCCCACCCCGGCCTCGTACAAGGGCATCAACCTGACGGCCAACTACCAGCTCATGCTGGCCGACAACCCGCCGCGCCCCGGCACCGGCGGCAACGCCGGGGTGCTGTACAACCACGGCGACCTCTACTTCTACCTCGACACCCTCTTCGGGGACACGAAGGTCGGCACCGACAACGGCAAGCTGGTCGTGCTGAACAACTCGCAGAAGGGTTCGCTGGAGACCTGCCGGGCGGAGACCCGCTACACCGAGAAGATCGGCCTCGACCAGCTCACGGACGGCTCGGAGATCTGCGTGCTCAGTGACGCCGGCCACATCGCGGTGGCGACGTACCGGGGCAAGTCGGGGGCGAACGACCCGAGCAGCTACATCACGCTCGACCTCACCATCTGGCGCAACGCCGAGGAGCCGAAGAAGAAGAGCTGA
- a CDS encoding phosphocholine-specific phospholipase C yields MAELNRRRFLQLTGGAAALTLLNESIARAAAIPAQGTTGTIADVEHVVVLMQENRSFDHYFGALRGIRGFGDPRPVTLPSGKSVWHQSDNAGKETLPFRPPSDDLGMEYLQGLNHDWAGGQSAFNKGKYDNWVPAKTPATMAHLTREDIPFHYALADAFTICDAYHCSFIGSTDPNRYYLWSGHTGNDGKGGGPVLNNAEAGYSWTTYPERLEAAGVSWKVYQDIGDGLDAAGSWGWINDAFRGNYGDNSLLYFNNYRGAQPGNPLYEKARTGTNAKAGEGYFDKLRADVTAGTLPQVSWIAAPEAFSEHSNWPANFGAWYIAQVLDALTSNPDVWARTALFITYDENDGFFDHVVPPYAPADANQGLSTVSTTLDVFPGKAGYVAGPYGLGPRVPMLVVSPWSTGGYSCSETFDHTSVIRFMEKRFGVQEPNISPWRRAVCGDLTSAFDFARTDTNAVRLPDTGPWEPQDRERHPNFLATPPAVGAMPRQEKGLCNTRPLKYAPYVDGAALTGEGKFRLTFSGGPDLGAQFYVTSANRTDAPWTYTTEAGKSISDTWNTVYSAGLTDLTVHGPNGFLRGFRNPGTTPGPEVTARHNATTGNLDLTLTNAGASTATLTVTNAYGGGPKRLTVAKGATTTYSVPLRNTRRWYDVTVTASEFPDFGRRFAGKVENGAAGLSDPGILTEQGS; encoded by the coding sequence ATGGCAGAACTGAACCGCCGCCGCTTTCTCCAGCTCACCGGCGGCGCCGCCGCCCTGACCCTGCTCAACGAGAGCATCGCGCGCGCCGCCGCCATCCCCGCGCAGGGGACGACCGGGACGATCGCGGACGTCGAGCACGTCGTGGTCCTGATGCAGGAGAACCGTTCCTTCGACCACTACTTCGGCGCGCTCCGCGGCATCCGCGGCTTCGGCGACCCGCGGCCGGTGACCCTGCCCAGCGGCAAGTCCGTCTGGCACCAGAGCGACAATGCCGGCAAGGAGACGCTGCCCTTCCGGCCGCCGTCGGACGACCTCGGCATGGAGTACCTCCAGGGCCTCAACCACGACTGGGCCGGCGGCCAGAGCGCCTTCAACAAGGGCAAGTACGACAATTGGGTGCCCGCCAAGACGCCGGCCACCATGGCCCACCTGACGCGCGAGGACATCCCGTTCCACTACGCGCTCGCCGACGCCTTCACCATCTGCGACGCCTACCACTGCTCGTTCATCGGCTCGACCGACCCGAACCGCTACTACCTCTGGTCCGGCCACACCGGCAACGACGGCAAGGGCGGCGGCCCGGTCCTCAACAACGCCGAGGCCGGCTACAGCTGGACCACCTACCCCGAGCGCCTGGAAGCGGCCGGCGTCTCCTGGAAGGTCTACCAGGACATCGGCGACGGCCTCGACGCCGCCGGTTCCTGGGGCTGGATCAATGACGCCTTCCGCGGCAACTACGGCGACAACTCGCTGCTGTACTTCAACAACTACCGCGGCGCCCAGCCCGGCAATCCGCTGTACGAGAAGGCCCGCACGGGCACCAACGCCAAGGCGGGCGAGGGCTACTTCGACAAGCTGCGCGCGGACGTCACCGCCGGCACGCTGCCCCAGGTCTCCTGGATCGCCGCGCCCGAGGCCTTCAGCGAGCACTCCAACTGGCCGGCCAACTTCGGCGCCTGGTACATCGCGCAGGTCCTGGACGCGCTGACGTCCAACCCCGACGTGTGGGCCCGGACCGCGCTGTTCATCACGTACGACGAGAACGACGGCTTCTTCGACCACGTCGTGCCGCCGTACGCCCCCGCCGACGCCAACCAGGGCCTGTCGACCGTGTCCACCACGCTCGACGTCTTCCCCGGCAAGGCCGGCTACGTCGCCGGACCGTACGGTCTGGGCCCGCGCGTCCCGATGCTCGTCGTCTCGCCGTGGAGCACCGGCGGCTACTCCTGCTCCGAGACCTTCGACCACACCTCGGTCATCCGCTTCATGGAGAAGCGCTTCGGCGTGCAGGAGCCCAACATCTCGCCGTGGCGCCGCGCCGTCTGCGGTGACCTGACCTCGGCCTTCGACTTCGCGCGCACGGACACCAACGCGGTCCGGCTGCCCGACACCGGTCCGTGGGAACCGCAGGACCGCGAGCGCCACCCCAACTTCCTGGCCACCCCGCCGGCCGTGGGGGCCATGCCGCGCCAGGAGAAGGGCCTGTGCAACACCCGTCCGCTGAAGTACGCCCCGTACGTGGACGGCGCCGCACTCACCGGCGAGGGCAAGTTCCGGCTGACGTTCAGCGGCGGCCCGGACCTGGGTGCGCAGTTCTACGTCACCTCCGCCAACCGGACCGACGCCCCCTGGACGTACACCACCGAGGCCGGCAAGTCGATCTCGGACACCTGGAACACCGTCTACTCGGCCGGCCTCACCGACCTGACCGTCCACGGTCCCAACGGCTTCCTGCGCGGCTTCCGCAACCCCGGCACCACCCCCGGCCCGGAGGTCACCGCGCGCCACAACGCCACCACGGGCAACCTGGACCTCACCCTCACCAACGCGGGTGCGTCCACCGCCACGCTCACGGTCACCAACGCGTATGGCGGCGGGCCGAAGCGCCTCACGGTCGCCAAGGGCGCCACCACCACGTACAGCGTCCCGCTGCGGAACACGCGTCGCTGGTACGACGTGACGGTCACCGCGTCCGAGTTCCCGGACTTCGGCCGCCGCTTCGCCGGCAAGGTGGAGAACGGCGCGGCCGGCCTCTCGGACCCGGGCATCCTGACGGAGCAGGGGTCCTGA
- a CDS encoding GNAT family N-acetyltransferase, which yields MRPESTVLTTTPRADVFTDTVEDFGTVRFTPVDPAADSAVLHAWVAEERAEFWGMNGASRELVREIYEDVDRRDTHHAYMVRLDDEPVALFQTYQPEEDRVSECYEVREGDIGVHLMLAPISGRPRPGFSRTLITSLLRFTFRDPAVLRAVGEPDARNEKAIALLGRIGFVRQGEITLPEIDLPEVHLPEKRAVLAFLDRPEWLPLPKEGPSGLM from the coding sequence ATGAGACCCGAGTCCACCGTCCTCACCACCACCCCGCGCGCGGACGTCTTCACCGACACGGTCGAGGACTTCGGCACCGTCCGCTTCACCCCCGTCGACCCGGCCGCGGACTCCGCCGTGCTGCACGCCTGGGTCGCCGAGGAGCGTGCCGAATTCTGGGGCATGAACGGAGCCAGCCGGGAGCTGGTGCGGGAGATCTACGAGGACGTGGACCGCCGGGACACCCATCACGCGTACATGGTCCGGCTCGACGACGAGCCGGTGGCGCTCTTCCAGACGTACCAGCCGGAGGAGGACCGGGTCAGCGAGTGCTACGAGGTGCGGGAGGGTGACATCGGCGTCCACCTCATGCTCGCGCCGATCTCCGGCCGGCCCCGCCCCGGCTTCAGCCGGACCCTCATCACCTCGCTCCTCCGCTTCACCTTCCGCGACCCGGCCGTCCTGCGCGCGGTGGGCGAGCCCGACGCCCGCAACGAGAAGGCGATCGCCCTGCTGGGCCGGATCGGTTTCGTGCGGCAGGGCGAGATCACGCTGCCCGAGATCGACCTGCCGGAGGTCCACCTCCCCGAGAAGCGGGCCGTACTCGCCTTCCTCGACCGCCCCGAATGGCTGCCCCTGCCCAAGGAAGGGCCCTCCGGCCTCATGTAA